One Lacipirellulaceae bacterium DNA window includes the following coding sequences:
- a CDS encoding AraC family transcriptional regulator — MGTFRGDLEKRQHEFFSAVKSPIPLLALIDHMPATYFFAKDKLGRFVHMNRALLEVLGLPTETEVWGKTDADLFVPEVADRYRDQDQQVMTTRKPVVDHVCGVPDATGLLRWYVETKIPLIDEKDEILGIAGIMHDLEKAGATLAPYQRLTRAITHINNCYAEKISVQQLAELVHLSISQFNRTFKRLFKITPAQYITRVRINAACTMLRSSSKSVERIASRTGFYDASHFVRLFKKEMQLTPRSYREQWVDSATSQLIETATTPRNLEPTRA, encoded by the coding sequence ATGGGTACTTTTCGCGGTGATCTTGAAAAGCGGCAGCATGAGTTCTTTTCGGCTGTCAAAAGTCCGATCCCACTGTTGGCTTTGATCGATCATATGCCAGCGACGTATTTCTTTGCCAAGGACAAGCTCGGGCGATTCGTGCACATGAATCGTGCTTTGCTGGAAGTGTTGGGTCTACCCACAGAAACTGAGGTTTGGGGCAAGACCGACGCCGATCTGTTTGTTCCCGAAGTGGCCGACCGCTATCGCGATCAAGACCAGCAAGTGATGACCACTCGCAAACCTGTTGTTGATCATGTCTGTGGCGTGCCTGATGCCACGGGTTTGCTCAGGTGGTACGTTGAAACGAAGATTCCGCTGATCGATGAGAAGGATGAGATACTCGGCATTGCGGGGATTATGCACGACTTGGAGAAAGCCGGGGCAACGTTGGCACCTTATCAGCGTTTGACCCGCGCGATCACTCATATTAACAATTGCTACGCCGAGAAGATTAGCGTCCAGCAGTTAGCAGAGCTTGTTCATCTGTCGATCAGCCAGTTCAATCGCACGTTTAAGCGATTGTTTAAGATCACCCCTGCCCAGTACATTACGCGGGTACGGATCAACGCGGCTTGCACGATGTTACGTTCTTCCTCGAAAAGTGTCGAGCGGATTGCCAGCCGCACGGGATTCTATGACGCGAGCCACTTTGTTCGCCTCTTTAAGAAAGAGATGCAACTCACCCCGCGGAGTTATCGCGAGCAGTGGGTCGACTCGGCAACGAGCCAGTTGATCGAAACCGCAACAACTCCCCGCAATCTGGAGCCAACGCGTGCCTAG